One window from the genome of Streptococcus halotolerans encodes:
- a CDS encoding NtaA/DmoA family FMN-dependent monooxygenase (This protein belongs to a clade of FMN-dependent monooxygenases, within a broader family of flavin-dependent oxidoreductases, the luciferase-like monooxygenase (LMM) family, some of whose members use coenzyme F420 rather than FMN.), translating into MTSQKQMKIVLQMVSGYGGEFKTWRLPEAKADAYSDMDLYVELAQLAEKGKIHALFMADTPALVNDLETNTPMHSMDPLIAMTSVARATSHIGLVGTFSTTFNEPYNLARHLKALDVISRGRVGWNAVTTSTPQTAANFGTHIANRAERYERAHEMIEAVQSLWGSWGEHAYKHDKETGHFADSSQIKPVHYQGQYLSTVGPLPIPPSEQGQPAIFQAGPSGEGIKLAGRFASGVYANPFTIEESREYREILRQSAVEHGRSADDINIFTGFMFTIADTREEALARRRQVMNFDPVETEQRLDYLSAMVGVNLKSLDVERPLPQGVREMLQAHWQDPRSPRAVELLKEGYSPMDTLAMGVINYHPVVVGTAKDVADFLQEWFESGATDGFSIVPDLAHDGVKRFVEEVVPILQERGIFHKDYEGATLRENLDLPYQYGLREED; encoded by the coding sequence ATGACTTCACAAAAACAAATGAAAATTGTCTTACAAATGGTATCAGGCTATGGGGGTGAATTTAAAACTTGGCGATTACCCGAAGCTAAGGCAGATGCCTATTCGGACATGGATCTCTATGTTGAATTAGCACAATTAGCTGAAAAAGGGAAAATCCATGCGCTTTTTATGGCTGATACACCAGCTTTAGTTAATGACTTAGAGACGAACACGCCCATGCATTCAATGGATCCCTTGATTGCAATGACGTCTGTGGCACGTGCGACGTCACATATCGGCTTAGTGGGAACTTTTTCGACAACCTTTAATGAACCTTATAATCTAGCTCGGCATTTAAAAGCCTTAGATGTTATTAGTCGCGGTCGAGTGGGGTGGAACGCTGTCACAACCTCGACCCCTCAAACAGCAGCGAATTTTGGAACCCACATTGCTAATCGTGCAGAGCGTTATGAGAGGGCTCATGAAATGATTGAAGCTGTTCAATCATTATGGGGGTCATGGGGAGAACATGCCTATAAACATGATAAGGAAACAGGGCACTTTGCAGATAGCTCACAGATAAAACCAGTTCACTATCAGGGGCAATACCTGTCAACAGTGGGACCTTTGCCAATCCCACCCTCTGAACAAGGACAGCCAGCTATTTTTCAAGCAGGACCAAGTGGTGAAGGGATAAAACTTGCAGGCCGTTTTGCTTCAGGTGTTTATGCTAATCCATTTACGATTGAAGAATCACGTGAATATCGGGAAATACTCCGCCAAAGCGCTGTTGAACACGGTCGTTCTGCCGATGATATTAACATCTTTACAGGATTTATGTTTACCATTGCCGACACACGTGAGGAGGCTTTGGCCCGTCGTCGTCAAGTGATGAACTTTGATCCTGTGGAAACAGAGCAACGTCTCGACTACTTGTCAGCTATGGTTGGTGTCAATCTCAAAAGTTTAGATGTTGAGCGTCCTCTTCCACAAGGTGTTAGAGAGATGTTGCAGGCACATTGGCAAGATCCACGTTCTCCAAGAGCAGTTGAATTGCTTAAAGAAGGCTATTCTCCAATGGATACATTAGCTATGGGCGTAATCAACTACCATCCTGTTGTTGTCGGTACAGCCAAGGATGTTGCTGATTTTCTCCAAGAATGGTTTGAATCAGGTGCAACAGACGGTTTTTCTATTGTCCCAGATTTAGCGCATGATGGGGTGAAACGTTTTGTAGAAGAGGTTGTTCCAATTTTACAGGAACGTGGTATTTTCCATAAAGATTATGAAGGAGCGACCCTTCGTGAGAATTTGGACTTGCCTTATCAATATGGTTTGAGAGAAGAAGACTAA
- the rplL gene encoding 50S ribosomal protein L7/L12, which produces MALNIENIIAEIKEATILELNDLVKAIEEEFGVTAAAPVAAAAAGAADAGAAKDSFDVELTAAGDKKVGVIKVVREITGEGLKEAKAIVDGAPSVIKEGASEAEANEIKEKLEAAGASVTLK; this is translated from the coding sequence ATGGCATTGAACATTGAAAACATTATTGCTGAAATTAAAGAAGCTACTATTCTTGAGCTTAACGACCTTGTAAAAGCTATCGAAGAAGAATTTGGTGTAACTGCAGCTGCTCCTGTAGCTGCAGCTGCAGCAGGTGCTGCTGACGCAGGTGCTGCTAAAGATTCATTCGACGTAGAATTGACAGCTGCTGGTGACAAAAAAGTTGGCGTTATCAAAGTTGTTCGTGAAATCACAGGCGAAGGTCTTAAAGAAGCTAAAGCTATCGTTGATGGTGCACCATCAGTTATTAAAGAAGGTGCTTCAGAAGCAGAAGCTAACGAAATCAAAGAAAAACTTGAAGCAGCAGGTGCTTCAGTTACTCTTAAATAA
- a CDS encoding alpha-galactosidase, whose amino-acid sequence MTLNISFSEETQLFHLTNGDISYIIEIVHNTYLAHRYWGKALRDYGKHNQVPMYKKTFAASPYANRPEFSLEFLPMEFPQSYQGDFKNPAIRVTRNMTIDQIRLKYHSHKIINGLPRIPELPQARESSEDLARTLIISMIDDIAKVKVDLYYSIFENSNAIIRSSKITNHGSAILSVEQLASASIDCYYQGQNVTTMHGSHQKEFQLDSHKIHHGQFKTGTSRGASGPQHVPFIALSENNSETSGEVHALTLIYSGNHTELVERDQYNQIRLQIGLNSDHFSWTLEKNQSFYSPQAVLVYSSIGFNGMSQIFHDFATNHIVPPHFRNGTAPILINSWEMSYFDVNEQKMDSLVNKACELGFEAVILDDGWFLGRNNSKTSLGDWLIDKRKFPNDLHHIINKAHLLGLKFGIWFEPEMVSPDSQLLNKHPDWIMKSKWYEPLLGRNQYVLDLAQIEVQDFLISTLSNFIHNYKIDYIKWDMNRHITEPFSQINTLQHPKAYSHQYMLGLYKVINQLTSKFPNVLFENCSSGGGRFDFGMLYYFPQTWASDNTDGLDRQEIQYGASYLFHPYQMTGHVSVTPNHQTQRQTPLTTRQNLASSTNMGYELDILDLETCDTILVKEHIDQYKHDRKLISSSNFYRLSSPFNSNLTAWLFESKNKSEYILTVFRNRFHVNEHHHIIKIPYLNPDADYIFEKNSAVISGTELIYSGIHLQFEKKDWDSIILHFSKT is encoded by the coding sequence ATGACACTTAATATTTCTTTTTCTGAGGAAACTCAACTGTTCCATCTTACAAATGGTGATATTAGTTATATCATTGAAATTGTGCATAACACCTACTTAGCTCATCGTTACTGGGGAAAAGCATTAAGAGACTATGGAAAACACAATCAAGTACCAATGTATAAAAAAACTTTTGCAGCATCCCCATACGCTAATAGACCTGAGTTTAGTTTAGAATTTCTTCCAATGGAATTCCCGCAGTCATATCAAGGTGACTTTAAGAATCCTGCTATTCGTGTTACGCGAAATATGACTATTGATCAAATTAGGCTGAAATATCATAGCCATAAAATTATCAATGGGTTACCTCGTATTCCTGAATTACCTCAAGCTAGAGAGTCCAGTGAAGACTTGGCTAGAACCCTAATTATTTCTATGATTGATGACATTGCTAAGGTAAAAGTTGATCTATACTACAGTATTTTTGAAAATAGCAATGCTATCATTCGTTCTAGTAAAATTACAAATCACGGAAGTGCTATATTATCCGTTGAGCAGTTAGCAAGTGCATCGATTGATTGTTACTACCAAGGCCAAAATGTTACGACAATGCATGGTTCACACCAAAAAGAATTTCAACTTGACTCGCACAAAATTCATCACGGCCAATTTAAAACTGGTACATCTCGCGGTGCAAGCGGTCCACAACATGTCCCGTTTATAGCTTTAAGCGAAAATAATTCGGAAACATCTGGAGAAGTACACGCATTAACTCTTATTTATAGTGGTAACCATACAGAGCTGGTTGAACGTGACCAATATAATCAAATACGTCTCCAAATCGGTTTAAATTCTGACCACTTTTCTTGGACCTTAGAAAAAAATCAGAGTTTCTACAGTCCTCAAGCAGTTTTAGTTTATAGTTCAATTGGATTTAATGGGATGTCCCAAATTTTTCATGATTTTGCAACTAATCATATTGTTCCACCACATTTTCGGAATGGCACTGCTCCTATTCTCATAAACAGTTGGGAAATGTCCTATTTTGATGTGAATGAGCAAAAAATGGATTCACTAGTTAATAAAGCATGTGAGCTTGGTTTCGAGGCCGTTATCTTAGACGATGGCTGGTTCTTAGGACGCAATAATTCGAAAACCTCTCTGGGTGATTGGTTGATAGATAAGAGAAAGTTTCCAAATGATTTACATCACATAATTAATAAAGCTCATTTACTTGGATTAAAATTTGGTATCTGGTTCGAGCCTGAGATGGTTTCTCCTGATAGTCAATTGCTCAATAAGCATCCTGACTGGATTATGAAATCTAAGTGGTATGAACCACTACTTGGAAGGAATCAATATGTTTTAGACTTAGCACAAATTGAAGTGCAGGACTTTCTAATTTCAACCCTATCAAACTTCATTCACAATTATAAAATTGACTATATTAAATGGGACATGAATAGACATATTACCGAACCATTTAGCCAAATCAATACATTGCAACACCCTAAAGCATATTCACACCAGTATATGCTTGGGCTTTACAAAGTAATCAATCAGTTAACGTCCAAATTCCCTAATGTATTATTTGAAAACTGCTCGAGTGGCGGAGGACGATTTGATTTTGGAATGCTTTACTATTTCCCACAAACATGGGCTAGTGATAACACAGATGGCTTAGATAGACAAGAGATCCAATATGGGGCTAGTTATCTTTTTCACCCTTATCAAATGACTGGCCACGTTTCTGTAACTCCTAACCATCAAACGCAGAGGCAGACGCCGCTTACTACACGCCAAAATTTAGCTTCTTCAACCAATATGGGATATGAACTTGATATTCTTGACTTAGAAACGTGTGATACTATTCTAGTGAAGGAACATATTGATCAGTATAAACACGACCGTAAACTGATTTCATCCTCAAATTTCTATAGGCTCTCTTCACCCTTTAATAGTAATCTGACTGCGTGGTTGTTTGAAAGCAAGAACAAATCCGAATATATTCTCACTGTTTTTAGAAATAGATTCCATGTCAATGAACATCACCATATAATCAAAATACCCTATCTAAATCCAGATGCTGATTATATTTTTGAAAAAAATAGCGCTGTAATTTCCGGAACTGAGTTAATATACTCAGGCATCCATCTACAATTTGAAAAAAAAGACTGGGATAGTATTATTCTCCACTTTTCCAAAACATAA
- a CDS encoding ISL3 family transposase has protein sequence MEQLDDIKDSLDIKDPNITFEKTFDKFFTHREYHAKLDYNAPQCPDCQDKMAKYDFQKPCKIPYLEMAGCKVLIRLKKRRFKCQACGKMAVAKTSLVRENHQIPNIINHKITDKLMSREAMTKIAEDLSVSVSTVYRQLNRFECKTDLTWLPENMSWDEYAFKKGKMSFIAQDFDANKIIAILDGRTQAVIRNHFMRYSHKVRSRVKVITMDMFSPYYDIAKQLFPKAKIVLDRFHIVQQLSRAMNRFRIQIMNQFEHQSYDYKALKRYWKLIQQDSRNLNDKRFYRPTFRMHLTNQEIVQRLLSYSDELRHHYDLFQCFLFHYQEKQEKHFFELISDTIKQVHPIFKTVLSTFLKDKEKIINALKLPYSNAKPEATNNLIKVIKRNAFSFRKMKTSKKRIYLALNTTKEKTKLVLSRC, from the coding sequence ATGGAACAACTAGATGATATCAAAGATTCGCTTGACATTAAAGATCCTAACATCACTTTTGAAAAGACATTTGACAAGTTCTTCACTCACAGAGAATATCATGCCAAGTTAGATTATAATGCCCCGCAATGCCCTGATTGTCAAGATAAAATGGCAAAGTACGACTTCCAAAAGCCATGCAAAATTCCCTATCTGGAAATGGCGGGTTGTAAAGTACTGATTCGTCTCAAAAAGCGTCGCTTCAAATGTCAAGCGTGTGGGAAAATGGCTGTCGCTAAGACCTCTCTCGTCAGAGAAAATCACCAGATTCCCAACATCATTAACCACAAAATCACCGACAAACTCATGAGTCGTGAGGCAATGACAAAAATCGCTGAAGACCTGTCTGTCTCTGTGTCAACCGTCTATCGGCAACTCAACCGCTTTGAATGCAAGACCGATTTAACCTGGTTACCTGAGAACATGTCCTGGGATGAGTATGCTTTCAAGAAGGGAAAGATGAGCTTTATTGCCCAAGATTTCGATGCTAACAAGATTATCGCTATCCTTGATGGGCGGACGCAAGCTGTCATCAGAAATCATTTCATGCGGTATTCTCACAAGGTGCGCAGTCGTGTCAAAGTCATCACCATGGATATGTTTAGTCCCTACTATGACATCGCTAAGCAACTGTTTCCTAAGGCTAAGATTGTTCTCGATAGGTTCCACATTGTTCAACAGTTATCTCGTGCCATGAACCGTTTCCGTATCCAAATCATGAACCAATTTGAGCATCAATCTTACGACTATAAGGCCTTGAAACGTTACTGGAAACTCATCCAACAAGATAGTCGTAACCTAAACGATAAACGGTTTTATCGTCCAACTTTTCGCATGCACTTGACCAATCAAGAGATTGTGCAACGTCTTTTGAGCTACTCTGATGAGCTACGTCACCACTATGACCTCTTCCAATGCTTTCTCTTTCATTACCAAGAAAAGCAGGAGAAACACTTCTTTGAACTCATTTCTGATACCATCAAACAGGTCCATCCCATCTTCAAGACCGTCTTGTCAACCTTTCTAAAAGACAAAGAGAAGATTATTAATGCTCTGAAACTACCTTATTCCAATGCCAAACCAGAGGCGACCAACAACCTTATTAAAGTCATTAAGCGAAATGCTTTTAGCTTTAGGAAGATGAAAACTTCAAAAAAACGGATTTATCTTGCTTTGAATACAACAAAAGAGAAGACCAAACTGGTCCTCTCTCGGTGTTAG
- the rplJ gene encoding 50S ribosomal protein L10, translating into MSEAIIAKKAEQVSVVAEKMKAAASIVVVDSRGLTVDQDTVLRRNLRESDVEFKVIKNSILSRAAEEAGLSELKELFVGPSAVAFSNEDVIAPAKVISEFAKDAEALEIKGGVVDGSFTSVEEINALASLPNKEGMLSMLLSVLQAPVRNVAYAVKAVAEKDEDGAA; encoded by the coding sequence ATGAGTGAAGCAATTATTGCTAAAAAAGCTGAACAAGTCTCAGTTGTTGCTGAGAAAATGAAAGCTGCAGCATCTATCGTAGTTGTCGATTCACGTGGACTTACAGTTGATCAAGATACTGTACTTCGTCGTAATCTTCGTGAAAGCGATGTTGAGTTTAAAGTAATTAAAAACTCAATTTTGTCACGTGCTGCTGAAGAAGCTGGACTTTCAGAACTTAAAGAACTTTTTGTTGGACCATCTGCTGTAGCCTTTTCTAACGAAGATGTTATCGCACCAGCTAAAGTTATCAGCGAATTCGCTAAAGACGCAGAAGCTCTTGAGATTAAAGGTGGTGTTGTTGACGGTTCATTCACATCTGTGGAAGAAATCAACGCTCTTGCATCACTTCCAAACAAAGAGGGTATGCTATCTATGCTCCTTTCTGTTCTTCAAGCGCCAGTTCGCAACGTTGCATACGCTGTCAAAGCTGTTGCAGAAAAAGACGAAGACGGTGCTGCATAA
- a CDS encoding winged helix-turn-helix transcriptional regulator — protein sequence MAKICPKGFHEEDLENPTPIFHLLYTQNIMTGRWKLMILDYLIDEDKRFSDIQRHLGGLSQGSLTKQLKEMEHDQLINRCVYPEVPLRVEYSLTDKGRDLLPILELMVAYGEKYTNTKLFKNK from the coding sequence ATGGCTAAAATCTGTCCAAAAGGATTTCATGAAGAAGATTTAGAAAATCCGACACCCATTTTTCATCTGTTATATACACAAAATATCATGACAGGGCGCTGGAAATTGATGATTTTAGATTATCTAATAGATGAGGATAAACGCTTTAGTGACATTCAGCGCCATCTCGGGGGGCTATCCCAAGGATCACTCACTAAACAACTCAAAGAGATGGAACACGATCAATTGATTAACCGTTGTGTCTATCCAGAAGTACCACTTAGAGTGGAATATTCACTAACTGATAAAGGAAGAGACCTTTTACCCATTTTAGAATTGATGGTTGCTTATGGTGAAAAATACACTAACACCAAACTGTTTAAGAATAAATAA
- a CDS encoding glycoside hydrolase family 32 protein, translated as MKNHYKNKIHLEPPQGLINDPNGLSYFNGEYYVFHQWNRFSCNHTYKEWGLFKSKDLLTWEHKGSAILPDSQIDSHGVYSGSAVVAEDKLRIFYTGNTKSKFGRKSYQCLVESEDGQTFIKKSSFETPNNLTEHHRDPKVFYFNNTWHMLIGSQNLNDRGTIALYTSDNLEEWHYQGIFFESPKLEQMCECPDLIDFGEQQVLLACPQKRNVFEDTAISSYSGYYIGKIVNQSFQSFTDFSSVDDGFDFYAPQTFRDPKGRCLMWAWMSRMSEQEEQACPTKMFGYMHCLTMPREVVLENGVLLQKPLEEFLNQRRTLEIDYSNWFIFEQKEDVLLFEVDFFETATKFQMELAEGNVTLTYRNNQLSLKRQSWLDNQMQAKLIKIKEIKKLQAFIDQSSLEIFINNGEKVMSLRYFPKTPNKVHQFNCDTNHKATLSKIEIGEENG; from the coding sequence ATGAAAAATCACTATAAGAATAAGATTCATTTAGAGCCACCGCAAGGGCTTATTAACGATCCAAATGGACTGAGTTATTTTAACGGTGAATACTATGTGTTTCATCAATGGAATCGTTTTTCATGTAATCATACCTATAAAGAATGGGGATTATTTAAGTCGAAAGACTTGCTAACTTGGGAACACAAAGGTTCTGCCATATTACCAGACAGTCAGATAGATTCACACGGTGTCTATTCGGGTTCTGCTGTTGTCGCGGAGGATAAACTTAGAATTTTCTATACAGGTAACACCAAAAGTAAGTTTGGGAGAAAATCTTATCAGTGTTTGGTGGAGAGTGAGGATGGGCAAACCTTTATTAAGAAAAGTAGTTTTGAAACTCCAAATAATTTGACAGAACATCATCGTGATCCAAAAGTATTTTACTTCAATAATACTTGGCATATGCTTATTGGAAGTCAAAATTTAAATGATAGAGGAACTATTGCTTTATACACATCGGATAACCTAGAAGAGTGGCATTATCAAGGGATTTTTTTTGAATCGCCTAAACTAGAGCAAATGTGTGAATGTCCAGATTTGATTGACTTTGGTGAACAACAAGTGTTGCTAGCCTGTCCCCAGAAGCGAAATGTTTTTGAAGATACTGCTATCTCTAGTTATTCAGGATACTACATTGGTAAAATTGTAAATCAAAGTTTTCAATCATTTACAGACTTTTCTTCAGTAGATGATGGTTTTGATTTTTATGCTCCTCAAACGTTTAGAGATCCAAAAGGACGATGTCTGATGTGGGCATGGATGAGCCGAATGTCTGAACAAGAAGAGCAAGCTTGCCCAACCAAGATGTTTGGCTATATGCACTGTTTAACAATGCCTAGAGAAGTTGTTCTAGAAAATGGTGTGCTGCTTCAAAAGCCATTAGAGGAATTTCTTAATCAAAGAAGGACGCTAGAGATAGATTATTCTAATTGGTTTATTTTTGAGCAAAAAGAGGACGTACTTTTGTTTGAAGTTGACTTTTTTGAAACAGCAACAAAGTTTCAGATGGAACTAGCAGAAGGGAATGTAACGCTCACTTATAGGAACAACCAACTTTCACTAAAAAGACAAAGTTGGCTGGATAATCAAATGCAAGCAAAATTAATCAAAATAAAAGAAATAAAAAAGTTACAAGCATTTATTGACCAATCTTCGTTAGAAATATTTATCAATAATGGAGAAAAGGTTATGTCCTTAAGGTACTTTCCTAAAACTCCAAATAAAGTCCATCAATTTAACTGTGATACCAATCACAAAGCTACACTATCAAAAATAGAAATAGGAGAAGAAAATGGATAA
- a CDS encoding AraC family transcriptional regulator → MKHYLKQYTDRFTDFNNKSISDLILYSSGIEHCTPGYSYELRGKDYHVIHFVRDGCGTFTIEGKTYQVTPNQLFIIPAGYAFHYQSDFKHPFQYSWFGFLGIKSHFIYQVAARNQFVFDCQNAAKYEDIIREILQISDNSFSSFLKINGLMYHLLGKLVDEIEMLDYQSKQSLSSLAIHYMELHYHEAIQISDIANFVGLHPNYFANLFKEEQGISPKQYLINLKIKKSKELLLQTQDAINIVAGYVGFSDVLSFSKFFKKYTGLSPTNYRKEFAHDT, encoded by the coding sequence ATGAAACATTACCTTAAACAATATACAGATCGCTTTACAGATTTCAATAACAAAAGCATATCTGATCTAATCCTATATAGTAGTGGGATTGAGCACTGTACCCCAGGTTATAGCTATGAATTACGTGGCAAAGATTATCATGTCATTCATTTTGTGAGAGACGGTTGTGGAACTTTTACAATCGAGGGAAAAACTTACCAAGTCACTCCTAATCAACTATTTATCATTCCAGCAGGATATGCTTTTCACTACCAGTCAGATTTTAAACATCCGTTTCAATACTCTTGGTTTGGATTTTTAGGAATCAAATCGCATTTTATTTATCAAGTTGCTGCACGCAATCAATTTGTTTTTGACTGTCAAAATGCAGCAAAATATGAAGATATTATCCGAGAGATACTGCAAATATCAGATAACTCGTTTAGTTCGTTCTTAAAAATTAACGGACTGATGTACCATCTACTTGGAAAACTTGTTGATGAGATTGAAATGTTGGATTATCAATCAAAGCAGTCCTTATCTTCACTTGCTATTCATTATATGGAATTACATTACCACGAGGCTATTCAGATTTCTGACATTGCTAATTTTGTAGGGCTTCATCCCAATTATTTTGCAAATTTATTTAAAGAAGAACAAGGAATCTCACCAAAACAATATCTTATCAATCTAAAAATAAAAAAATCAAAAGAATTGCTCCTACAAACTCAGGACGCTATTAACATTGTTGCAGGTTACGTCGGCTTTTCTGATGTGCTTAGTTTTTCAAAATTTTTTAAAAAATACACAGGACTCTCGCCAACTAACTATAGAAAGGAATTCGCTCATGACACTTAA
- a CDS encoding PTS transporter subunit EIIC encodes MDNKTLAREILDNVGGIKNIKSAQHCATRLRIITKNQELVDVKAIENLDKVKGSFYNSGQYQIILGTGLVDKVYEEFMPLIGQETTAKVEDELPGSEKITFRRAIRIFGDVFVPIIPVLVATGLFMGLRGLLTQEAILSVLGLTPGDVPVQLIQFTQILTDTAFAFLPALVAWSTFKIFGGTPIIGLVLGLMLVHSILPSAYAVGAGEAEPLIFFGFIKVVGYQASVLPAFMTAIATATIEKWFKKVIPDSLDLILRPFLTLLCGLILGLFIIGPVFHEVENYVLAAVKFLLTLPFGLGGLIYGSFGQLLGIIGIHHILSLLEINMLAKDGWNLLNPVGTCGNVAQAGAVLAIAVKTASNKMKQIAYPSALSAALGITEPAVFGVTLRLGKPFIMSMIGGGVGGFFASIFQLRATGLGLTGIPGTLLYLNGQLPLYILTNLIAFATAFALTWVFGYKKDDTL; translated from the coding sequence ATGGATAACAAAACATTAGCAAGAGAAATACTCGACAATGTTGGAGGTATTAAGAACATAAAATCTGCTCAACATTGTGCTACTAGACTACGTATCATTACTAAGAATCAAGAATTAGTTGATGTTAAAGCCATTGAGAATCTCGACAAGGTTAAAGGAAGTTTTTATAACTCTGGACAATATCAAATTATTCTAGGAACTGGACTTGTTGACAAGGTCTATGAAGAATTTATGCCTCTAATTGGACAAGAGACAACAGCCAAGGTTGAAGATGAACTGCCTGGATCAGAAAAAATAACTTTTAGGAGAGCCATTAGAATATTTGGTGACGTTTTCGTGCCAATCATTCCAGTATTGGTGGCGACTGGTCTTTTCATGGGATTACGTGGCCTGCTCACACAAGAGGCCATACTAAGTGTGCTCGGATTAACACCAGGTGATGTTCCGGTTCAACTAATTCAATTCACTCAAATCTTAACAGATACAGCATTTGCTTTTCTACCAGCCTTAGTTGCATGGTCAACGTTTAAAATTTTTGGCGGTACACCTATTATCGGGCTAGTATTAGGTTTGATGCTTGTTCATTCTATTTTACCGAGTGCCTACGCTGTGGGGGCAGGGGAAGCGGAACCATTGATTTTCTTTGGCTTTATTAAAGTCGTCGGTTATCAAGCTTCTGTTTTGCCGGCTTTTATGACAGCTATCGCAACTGCAACTATTGAGAAATGGTTCAAAAAAGTTATTCCAGACTCACTGGATTTGATTTTACGACCGTTTCTAACCTTACTCTGTGGTTTGATTTTAGGTTTATTTATCATCGGTCCAGTCTTCCATGAAGTTGAAAATTATGTATTAGCGGCTGTTAAATTCTTATTAACCTTGCCATTTGGGCTTGGAGGTCTTATTTATGGGTCTTTTGGTCAATTGCTAGGTATTATAGGAATTCACCATATCCTTAGCCTTTTAGAAATCAATATGTTAGCAAAAGATGGCTGGAATTTGCTCAATCCTGTTGGTACGTGTGGCAATGTCGCACAAGCAGGAGCTGTTTTAGCAATTGCGGTTAAGACGGCTTCAAATAAAATGAAACAAATTGCTTATCCGTCAGCCTTATCAGCTGCTTTGGGAATTACGGAACCTGCTGTGTTTGGTGTTACTTTACGACTTGGTAAACCGTTTATCATGTCAATGATTGGAGGCGGCGTTGGTGGTTTCTTTGCTTCAATTTTCCAACTAAGGGCTACGGGATTAGGTTTGACGGGTATTCCAGGAACATTGCTATATCTCAACGGACAATTACCTCTATACATTCTGACAAACTTAATCGCATTTGCTACTGCATTTGCATTGACGTGGGTGTTTGGATACAAGAAAGACGACACATTATAA
- a CDS encoding cadmium resistance transporter, whose amino-acid sequence MLQTIMSALAVFVSTSIDYVVLLFIIFASLGRKQFVKVLTGQYIGISLLVIVSLLIAYLFRFIPEDWMIGLLGFIPIALGIRYAFYGEAEEDDEAVKTKLDNEREVLLAVTTLTIASGADNLGVYIPYFAGLSWDQLTIALLIFIVATFLLNWTIYQVADNSWIADAVERVEKRLLPLVLIGLGLYLLIENGTVSHLLNIG is encoded by the coding sequence ATGCTTCAAACAATTATGTCAGCTTTGGCTGTTTTTGTTTCGACTAGTATTGATTATGTTGTCTTGCTCTTTATCATTTTTGCGAGTTTGGGACGAAAGCAATTTGTAAAGGTTTTGACTGGTCAATATATTGGTATCTCGTTGCTGGTGATTGTTAGCCTTCTAATTGCCTATCTTTTTCGTTTTATTCCAGAAGATTGGATGATAGGATTACTTGGCTTTATTCCAATAGCTTTAGGAATTCGCTATGCCTTTTATGGCGAAGCAGAAGAAGATGACGAAGCGGTTAAAACAAAGCTTGATAACGAAAGAGAGGTTTTGTTAGCTGTGACGACTTTGACAATTGCCTCTGGAGCGGATAACTTAGGTGTTTATATCCCTTATTTTGCAGGTCTTTCTTGGGATCAACTGACGATTGCTCTGTTAATATTTATTGTAGCCACTTTTCTGCTTAATTGGACAATCTACCAGGTCGCTGACAATTCTTGGATAGCTGATGCAGTTGAGAGAGTTGAAAAACGGCTGTTACCTCTGGTCTTGATTGGACTTGGACTTTATCTGTTAATAGAGAATGGAACGGTAAGTCACCTATTGAACATAGGCTAA